A DNA window from Fusarium fujikuroi IMI 58289 draft genome, chromosome FFUJ_chr11 contains the following coding sequences:
- a CDS encoding related to TAM domain methyltransferase has protein sequence MSEQPSSPPPAAAAAPAATARSDLAPAVESAPAPQPELVPAADPQDGDESETDSAVGDDAASSTASITSSILEYRTIQGRTFHSDRHPTEYFTPNDEQQSASIDINHHALTQLLSGKLFLAPIKDNVQKVLDVGTGTGIWAIDFADEYPEAEVIGSDLSPIQPNWVPPNVKFEIDDATLRWTWDNNTFDFIHIRYLFGAIKDWSSLFKEAYRCCAPDGWIQSAEADVHIRSDDGTTDDLDCLKLWAKLFTEGGAALGSPFFVQEGDLQEKGIQAAGFTDIKSIEYKFPIGGWPRDPELASVGNYVRATLENDLEGYTLLLWKTILQWPEDEYQVFLMEMRKFLKNKKVHAYMTVRYVYGRKAEAS, from the exons ATGTCCGAAcagccctcttctcctcctcctgcagcagctgctgctcctgctgCTACGGCTCGGTCCGATCTAGCGCCAGCCGTTGAGTCAGCTCCAGCGCCGCAGCCTGAGTTAGTTCCCGCGGCTGATCCACAG gatggtgatgagagtgaGACCGACtcggctgttggtgatgatgc GGCGAGCTCCACTGCTTCCATCACCTCTAGCATCCTTGAGTACCGCACTATTCAGGGCCGAACGTTTCACAGTGATAGACATCCTACCGAATACTTTACTCCCAACGATGAGCAGCAGTCCGCGTCCATTGACATCAA CCATCACGCTTTGACGCAGCTTCTCAGTGGAAAGCTCTTCCTCGCCCCTATCAAGGACAACGTGCAG AAAGTACTTGATGTAGGAACTGGGACAG GTATCTGGGCAAT TGACTTTGCAGACGAATACCCCGAGGCTGAAGTCATCGGCTCTGACCTCTCACCCATTCAACCTAA CTGGGTCCCCCCCAACGTCAAGTTCGAGATCGACGACGCCACCCTCCGCTGGACCTGGGACAACAACACCTTTGACTTCATCCACATCCGCTATCTCTTCGGCGCCATTAAAGACTGGTCTTCTCTCTTCAAGGAAGCTTACCGCTGCTGTGCCCCCGACGGCTGGATCCAATCCGCCGAAGCTGATGTCCACATCCGCAGTGATGATGGAACCACTGATGATCTCGACTGCTTGAAGCTCTGGGCGAAGCTTTTCACTGAGGGTGGCGCTGCGCTTGGAAGCCCTTTCTTCGTGCAGGAAGGTGATCTGCAGGAGAAGGGCATCCAGGCTGCTGGGTTCACTGACATCAAGAGCATTGAGTACAAG TTCCCTATCGGTGGTTGGCCTCGTGACCCTGAACTCGCTTCGGTCGGTAACTACGTCCGCGCGACTCTCGAGAACGATCTCGAAG GCTACACCCTCCTACTCTGGAAGACCATCCTTCAGTGGCCCGAGGACGAGTATCAAGTCTTCCTCATGGAGATGCgcaagttcctcaagaacaaaaagGTTCATGCCTACATGACTGTTCGCTACGTCTATGGTCGCAAGGCAGAGGCTTCTTGA
- a CDS encoding ester hydrolase family protein produces MRIEKYPLSPPSLEELAAKLQAPLAANYEHSTVSVVSCPDLRQAPYHLATEGLSGDGKVADVGGQPNLFPRPKMDCVWSMTALAEAMDMDPAKGGLLGAGAGPHPVVGQNCELAPNICWQSGFENVKNESRYAKVHKDTSAVHVDKSPSLDCALMINLFGSSGSPGPVIKITARKRTGSERSFSECIRKGLHQAYGDSQTVSLGGLFLVKKGKAKYHIMPDFPAEKDLPFNSRKDVDSWLTFHDFNAPMLCLSVLHSADPGGRMGLRIEHTHCYAADGANAGGHYHYDLDDTEDDIEYEAYFNTAEMIYRLDRPN; encoded by the coding sequence ATGCGCATCGAAAAGTATCCCTTATCTCCGCCTAGCTTGGAGGAACTGGCAGCTAAACTTCAAGCACCCTTGGCAGCCAATTATGAGCACTCCACAGTAAGTGTCGTGTCCTGCCCGGATCTTCGGCAAGCACCCTATCATCTAGCTACCGAAGGGCTATCAGGAGATGGGAAGGTAGCAGATGTAGGAGGTCAACCGAATTTGTTCCCGCGCCCAAAGATGGATTGTGTTTGGTCCATGACTGCGCTTGCGGAGGCCATGGACATGGATCCCGCGAAGGGGGGGTTACTCGGTGCTGGCGCAGGACCTCATCCCGTCGTCGGGCAAAATTGTGAGCTTGCGCCAAATATCTGTTGGCAAAGCGGCTTTGAGAATGTCAAGAATGAAAGTCGTTATGCAAAGGTCCACAAGGATACAAGCGCTGTTCATGTCGACAAGAGTCCTTCCTTGGACTGCGCCTTGATGATCAACTTGTTCGGATCCTCAGGCAGTCCAGGACCAGTTATCAAAATCACAGCTCGAAAGAGGACAGGCTCTGAACGAAGCTTCTCGGAGTGTATCAGAAAAGGTCTCCATCAAGCATATGGCGACTCGCAGACCGTCAGTCTTGGTGgactcttcttggtcaagaagggaaaggcAAAATACCATATCATGCCTGACTTCCCAGCAGAGAAAGACTTGCCGTTTAATAGTCGCAAGGATGTTGATAGTTGGTTGACCTTTCACGACTTCAACGCACCAATGCTTTGTTTATCAGTCTTGCATTCAGCTGATCCCGGAGGAAGAATGGGTTTGCGGATCGAGCATACACATTGCTACGCTGCAGACGGGGCAAACGCTGGAGGCCATTATCATTATGATTTAGACGATACCGAGGATGATATTGAGTATGAGGCGTATTTTAATACTGCCGAAATGATATATCGGCTAGACAGACCAAATTGA
- a CDS encoding probable potassium transporter TRK-1 encodes MPAIDAWFFGASASTESGLNTIDVKDLKTYQQLYIYFIPILTNLGFINIVVVIVRLFWFKRYLKRLAPQALDYSPAIPDVDIESAQHESKVLADTNENSAKTTDEPNGKAKATNDCIEEDAALANEDRRVARTTAITFDPSTERHKEDDALYIPGPRARDRGYPIAPRSHEAAQHPDDSDDDDAIKPVPNETQNNGSSSMRRRRFSNDDGLKVTASRSMDRVAGVAASFLVLGSQIEPQPRPISSHSNQQPAINDVPFLSRQATLGRNSQFKNLTSHDREILGGIEYRSLKLLLKIVVVYFFGLHIFGAVCLVGWIHTADKQYADILQSSAQDKTWWGIYSAQTMYDNLGFTLTPDSMISFRTAKWPMILMSFLAFAGNTLYPVFLRLSIWIMSNLVQKTSPTQESLAFLLTYPRRCYTLLFPSGPTWILFGIIFALNFTDILLIIVLDLSNPEVASLPLSQRIPAAIFQAASARHTGTASFNLANVSPAVQLSLLIMMYIAVFPIAISIRASNAYEEKSLGLWEEEKSLDEKHSKTYLLTHMKNQLGFDLWYIFLGTFCICISESTRIADVNEPAFSVFSVLFEVTSAYGNVGLSLGYPTVSTSLCGMFGTFGKAVICLMMIRGRHRGLPYALDRAIMLPTGQIAEN; translated from the exons ATGCCCGCTATAGATGCTTGGTTCTTTGGTGCCAGTGCGTCCACAGAGTCTGGCTTGAACAC TATCGAcgtcaaggatctcaagacaTATCAGCAGCTCTACATTTATTTCATTCCTATCTTGACTAATCTGGGCTTCATAAATATTGTGGTGGTTATTGTGCGCCTCTTTTGGTTCAAGAGATATCTGAAGCGTCTTG CCCCTCAAGCCCTCGACTATAGCCCAGCTATACCTGATGTCGACATTGAGAGTGCTCAACATGAGTCAAAGGTCCTTGCTGACACAAATGAAAACTCTGCCAAGACCACTGATGAGCCAAATGGTAAGGCTAAAGCGACAAATGACTGCATCGAAGAGGATGCTGCACTTGCAAACGAAGACAGGCGAGTGGCCCGTACCACAGCCATCACCTTTGATCCATCCACCGAAAGGCACAAGGAGGACGATGCCCTCTACATCCCTGGACCGCGAGCTCGCGACCGTG GGTATCCGATTGCTCCCAGAAGCCACGAAGCCGCGCAGCATCCAGACGatagtgatgatg ATGATGCAATCAAGCCTGTGCCCAACGAAACTCAAAACAACGGAAGCTCCTCCATGCGTCGACGACGCTTCAGTAACGATGATGGCCTAAAAGTCACAGCTTCCCGCTCCATGGATCGGGTTGCCGGCGTAGCGGCTTCCTTCCTGGTTCTGGGATCACAAATCGAGCCTCAACCGCGCCCTATCTCCTCACACTCGAACCAACAGCCCGCCATCAACGACGTCCCTTTCCTCTCACGCCAAGCTACCCTCGGACGGAACTCGCAGTTCAAGAATCTTACATCACATGATCGAGAGATTCTTGGTGGTATTGAGTATAGGAGTCTGAAGCTGTTGCTGAAGATCGTCGTGG TTTATTTCTTTGGTCTTCATATATTTGGTGCGGTCTGTCTTGTTGGCTGGATCCATACTGCTGATAAGCAATACGCGGATATTCTACAGTCAAGCGCTCAGGATAAGACCTGGTG GGGCATCTACTCCGCTCAGACAATGTATGATAACCTAGGTTTTACTCTCACACCAGACTCTATGATCTCCTTCCGCACTGCCAAGTGGcccatgatcttgatgagcttcctCGCATTTGCTGGAAACACGCTCTATCCTGTCTTTCTGCGCCTGAGCATCTGGATCATGTCAAACCTGGTACAAAAGACCTCACCTACACAGGAGTCTCTCGCGTTCCTGCTCACTTATCCTCGTCGATGCTACACATTGCTCTTCCCTAGCGGTCCGACGTGGATTCTCTTCGGTATCATCTTCGCTCTCAACTTCACCGACATTCTTCTCATAATAGTTCTTGACCTGTCCAATCCCGAAGTTGCCTCTCTTCCGCTTTCTCAACGGATCCCAGCGGCTATCTTCCAGGCTGCATCGGCGCGCCATACCGGTACTGCTAGCTTCAATCTTGCCAACGTCAGCCCCGCTGTGCAGCTCAGCTTACTGATCATGATGTACATCGCTGTTTTCCCTATCGCGATCAGTATTCGAGCGTCGAATGCCTACGAGGAAAAGTCCCTTGGTCTttgggaagaagaaaagtctcTCGACGAGAAGCACAGCAAGACTTATCTCTTGACGCATATGAAGAACCAGCTTGGCTTCGATCTTTGGTATATTTTCTTGGGGACTTTCTGTATCTGCATTTCTGAGTCGACAAGGATCGCAGATGTCAACGAGCCT GCTTTCTCGGTATTTTCAGTCTTGTTCGAAGTTACCTCTGCATA CGGAAATGTTGGACTGAGTCTCGGGTACCCAACGGTTAGCACCTCTCTATGTGGCATGTTTGGAACCTTTGGAAAAGCAGTCATCTGTCTGATGATGATTCGAGGACGTCACCGTGGATTACCATATGCCCTAGATCGTGCCATAATGCTCCCCACTGGACAGATTGCTGAGAACTGA